Proteins encoded together in one Paracoccus sp. SMMA_5_TC window:
- a CDS encoding bifunctional riboflavin kinase/FAD synthetase, which translates to MGNFDGVHLGHRSVIDTARAAVAAPLGVVTFEPHPREYFAPAAPPFRLMNVESRANRLARLGVEHLYQLPFDAVLAGLTPEEFARQVLVQGLGVRHVSVGADFCFGRQRSGTAETLCDLGRQLGFGVTVAPLIGDGGVEYSSTAIRQALAQGRPRDAERMLGHWHRIDGEVLHGDKRGRDLGYPTANMSMDGLHLPRLGVYAVLVDVLTGPERGSYKGVASLGVRPMFGENRPNLEVHIFDFSADLYGQHLSVALIDYLRPEEKFDSLTALIRQMDQDSARAREILATR; encoded by the coding sequence ATGGGAAACTTTGACGGGGTGCATCTGGGGCATCGTTCGGTAATCGATACCGCGCGGGCTGCGGTTGCCGCGCCGCTGGGCGTCGTCACCTTCGAGCCGCATCCGAGGGAATATTTCGCACCTGCAGCGCCGCCGTTCCGTCTGATGAATGTCGAATCGCGGGCCAACAGGCTTGCGCGGCTGGGGGTCGAACATCTCTACCAGCTGCCGTTCGACGCAGTTCTGGCTGGTCTGACGCCCGAGGAATTTGCCAGACAGGTGCTGGTGCAGGGATTGGGCGTGCGACATGTCAGTGTCGGCGCCGATTTCTGTTTCGGCCGCCAACGCTCGGGCACGGCCGAGACCCTGTGCGATCTGGGGCGGCAGCTTGGCTTTGGCGTAACCGTTGCGCCGCTGATCGGCGATGGCGGGGTGGAATACAGTTCGACCGCAATCCGTCAGGCGCTGGCGCAGGGGCGGCCGCGCGATGCGGAACGGATGCTGGGTCACTGGCATCGCATCGATGGCGAGGTGCTGCACGGCGACAAGCGCGGCCGCGACCTGGGCTATCCCACCGCCAACATGTCGATGGACGGCCTGCATCTGCCGCGGCTGGGGGTCTATGCGGTGCTGGTCGATGTGCTGACCGGGCCCGAACGGGGCAGTTACAAGGGCGTGGCCAGCCTGGGCGTGCGGCCGATGTTCGGCGAGAACCGCCCCAATCTCGAGGTGCATATCTTCGACTTTTCGGCCGATCTTTATGGCCAGCACCTGTCGGTGGCGCTGATCGACTATCTGCGTCCCGAGGAAAAATTCGACAGCCTGACGGCGCTGATTCGCCAGATGGACCAGGACAGCGCCCGCGCGCGCGAGATTCTGGCGACCCGCTGA
- a CDS encoding glycosyltransferase family 4 protein, with protein MDDQARRLRVLIIAEAANPEWVSVPLVGWSLAAALRERADVHIVTQVRNREAILRAGLVEGRDFTAIDSERLAAPMWRLAERLSFGKGVGWTMKTAVTTLGYGYFERLVWRQFGDRIRAGAYDLVHRITPLTPTANSLLAPRCRRAGVPFVLGPLNGGVPWPRGFDSERRREREWLSYVRGAYKALPGRGAMLRDAAAILCGSLHTRSEIPARFQHKTIWLPENAIDPARFALRAPQPGRLPLRGCFIGRLVPYKGADMAIEAAAPLLRAGLLTLDVIGDGPQADDLRDLVAREGLGQAVQLRGWVEHGQVQTIAAQSQLLIFPSVREFGGGVVLEAMALGVVPVVADYAGPGELVDDATGYRIAMGSREQIVAGLRARLQAIAEDPSGLPVMAEAARDRALRDFTWPAKAAQVERIWRAVLAGAPLPQELPLPRRAGA; from the coding sequence TTGGATGACCAGGCAAGACGGCTGCGGGTGCTGATCATCGCCGAGGCGGCCAACCCCGAATGGGTCTCGGTGCCGCTGGTGGGCTGGTCGCTGGCCGCGGCGCTGCGCGAGCGCGCCGATGTCCATATCGTCACCCAGGTCCGCAACCGCGAGGCGATCCTGCGCGCGGGCCTGGTCGAGGGGCGGGATTTCACCGCCATCGACAGCGAGCGGCTGGCCGCGCCGATGTGGCGGCTTGCCGAGCGGCTCAGCTTTGGCAAGGGCGTCGGCTGGACGATGAAGACCGCCGTGACCACGCTGGGCTACGGCTACTTTGAACGCCTGGTCTGGCGCCAGTTCGGTGACCGCATCCGCGCCGGCGCCTATGACCTGGTGCATCGCATCACCCCGCTGACGCCCACCGCCAACAGCCTGCTGGCGCCGCGCTGCCGCCGGGCGGGGGTGCCCTTCGTGCTGGGGCCGCTGAATGGCGGCGTTCCGTGGCCGCGCGGATTTGACAGCGAACGGCGGCGGGAACGGGAATGGCTGTCCTATGTCCGCGGCGCCTACAAGGCATTGCCGGGGCGGGGGGCGATGCTGCGCGATGCCGCGGCGATCCTGTGCGGGTCGCTGCACACGCGCAGCGAAATTCCGGCGCGTTTTCAGCACAAGACCATCTGGCTGCCCGAAAATGCCATCGATCCGGCGCGCTTTGCGCTGCGCGCGCCGCAACCGGGCCGCCTGCCGCTGCGCGGCTGCTTCATCGGCCGTCTGGTCCCCTACAAGGGCGCCGACATGGCGATCGAGGCGGCGGCGCCGCTGTTGCGGGCCGGGCTGCTGACGCTGGACGTGATCGGCGATGGCCCGCAGGCGGATGACCTGCGCGATCTGGTGGCGCGCGAGGGCTTGGGTCAGGCGGTGCAGCTGCGCGGCTGGGTCGAACATGGCCAGGTGCAGACCATCGCCGCGCAGTCGCAGTTGCTGATCTTTCCTTCGGTGCGCGAGTTCGGCGGCGGCGTCGTGCTCGAGGCGATGGCGCTGGGCGTGGTGCCGGTGGTGGCCGATTACGCCGGGCCGGGCGAGCTGGTCGATGACGCCACCGGCTATCGCATTGCCATGGGCAGCCGCGAACAGATCGTGGCCGGGCTGCGCGCGCGGCTGCAGGCGATCGCCGAAGATCCCTCGGGGCTGCCGGTGATGGCCGAGGCGGCGCGCGACCGGGCGCTGCGCGATTTCACCTGGCCCGCCAAGGCGGCGCAGGTCGAACGCATCTGGCGGGCTGTGCTGGCGGGTGCGCCGCTGCCGCAGGAACTGCCGTTGCCGCGCCGGGCTGGCGCATAG
- a CDS encoding threonine aldolase family protein, producing MNFCSDNAGAVHPRIMEALAAANDGHVPAYGQDRLTAAAADRLREVFDAPQAAVHFLASGTAANALALALVAPGWGKVICHADAHIQTSETGAPEFMTGGAKLIPVSGACGRIGADALAETLAAHARDGVHGGQVAALSLTNATEWGTIYRPDEVAALAEIAHANRLAVHMDGARLANALASLDVAPADVTWRAGVDILSLGATKNGCMAAEAVMIFDPARSEEFEFRRKRAGALLSKHRYLAAQILAWLDGDLWLQLARHANAMARELGLGLARLPGVRIDQRVEANAVFATLPRALHHRALQAGLCYHLWPHSQPESGDDPVSVRLVCGWDTRLEDVTAALSALS from the coding sequence ATGAACTTCTGCTCGGACAATGCGGGGGCGGTGCATCCTCGCATCATGGAGGCGCTGGCGGCGGCCAATGACGGGCATGTGCCCGCCTATGGCCAGGATCGCCTGACGGCCGCCGCCGCCGACCGCCTGCGCGAGGTGTTCGACGCGCCGCAGGCGGCGGTGCATTTCCTGGCCTCGGGGACGGCGGCCAATGCGCTGGCGCTGGCACTGGTCGCACCGGGCTGGGGCAAGGTCATCTGCCATGCCGACGCCCATATCCAGACCAGCGAAACCGGCGCGCCCGAGTTCATGACCGGCGGTGCCAAGCTGATCCCGGTGTCGGGCGCCTGCGGCCGCATCGGCGCCGATGCCCTGGCCGAAACCCTCGCCGCTCACGCCCGCGACGGCGTTCATGGCGGGCAGGTGGCGGCGCTGTCGCTGACCAATGCCACCGAATGGGGCACCATCTATCGTCCTGACGAAGTGGCGGCCTTGGCCGAGATTGCCCATGCCAATCGGCTTGCGGTGCATATGGACGGCGCACGTCTTGCCAATGCCCTGGCCAGCCTGGACGTGGCGCCGGCCGATGTAACCTGGCGGGCAGGGGTCGACATCCTGTCGCTGGGCGCGACCAAGAACGGCTGCATGGCGGCCGAGGCGGTGATGATCTTTGATCCGGCGCGCTCGGAGGAGTTCGAGTTCCGCCGCAAGCGCGCCGGGGCGCTGCTGTCCAAGCACCGCTATCTGGCGGCGCAGATACTGGCCTGGCTGGATGGCGACCTGTGGCTGCAACTGGCCCGACACGCCAATGCCATGGCGCGTGAACTTGGGTTGGGGCTGGCACGACTGCCGGGGGTGCGCATCGATCAGCGTGTCGAAGCGAACGCGGTCTTTGCGACGCTGCCCAGGGCACTGCATCACCGCGCCCTGCAGGCGGGACTTTGTTACCACCTGTGGCCGCACAGCCAGCCTGAAAGCGGCGACGACCCGGTTTCGGTGCGCCTGGTCTGCGGCTGGGACACCCGGCTGGAGGATGTGACCGCAGCGCTGTCCGCGCTTAGCTGA
- a CDS encoding TraB/GumN family protein yields MRARQILTAMLTALALLAALPAAARECVGSDLFARLPATELAELDRRVAAVPYHQGLFWQARKGDQRVTLIGTYHFADPRHDLTMRRFGPDIDAADVLLVEAGPEEEARLTAAMTRDPALLVDADGPTLPERLSKPEWQALSAALEARGLPAVVSSRLRPWYVAVMLGVSPCMMRSVKDQARAGGLDHLLIDRAHEAGVPVRALEPWDTVLTLFQGMTPQQEIDMIRAAMPAAQYADDYAATLADSYFAGQSWRIWEFGRHDAYRHSGLSREQVDAQMRFARERLMDGRNARWIGPIEQAAQAAAARGKGVVVGFGALHLPGEGGVLRLLERAGWTISPLDLKGTGHGG; encoded by the coding sequence ATGCGCGCACGACAGATCCTGACGGCAATGCTGACCGCGCTTGCGCTGCTGGCGGCGCTGCCGGCGGCGGCGCGGGAATGCGTGGGCTCGGACCTTTTCGCGCGCCTGCCCGCCACCGAACTGGCCGAACTGGATCGCCGGGTGGCGGCGGTGCCCTATCACCAGGGCCTGTTCTGGCAGGCGCGCAAGGGCGATCAGCGCGTCACCCTGATCGGCACCTATCATTTCGCCGACCCCCGCCACGACCTGACCATGCGCCGCTTTGGCCCCGACATCGATGCCGCCGATGTGCTGCTGGTCGAGGCCGGCCCCGAGGAAGAGGCGCGGCTGACCGCAGCCATGACCAGGGATCCCGCCTTGCTGGTCGATGCCGATGGCCCGACCCTTCCCGAAAGGCTGAGCAAGCCCGAATGGCAGGCGCTTTCGGCCGCGCTCGAGGCGCGGGGCCTGCCGGCGGTGGTCAGCAGCCGGCTGCGGCCATGGTATGTGGCGGTGATGCTGGGGGTTTCGCCCTGCATGATGCGGTCGGTCAAGGATCAGGCCCGGGCAGGGGGGCTGGATCACCTGCTGATCGACCGCGCGCACGAAGCCGGCGTGCCCGTGCGCGCGCTTGAACCCTGGGACACGGTGCTGACCCTGTTTCAGGGCATGACCCCGCAGCAGGAAATCGACATGATCCGCGCGGCCATGCCGGCCGCCCAATATGCCGACGACTACGCCGCCACCCTGGCCGACAGCTATTTTGCCGGCCAGAGCTGGCGCATCTGGGAATTCGGCCGCCATGACGCCTATCGCCATTCGGGCCTGAGCCGCGAACAGGTGGACGCACAGATGCGCTTTGCCCGGGAACGGCTGATGGACGGGCGCAACGCCCGCTGGATCGGCCCGATCGAACAGGCGGCGCAGGCGGCCGCCGCGCGCGGCAAGGGCGTGGTGGTGGGATTTGGCGCGCTGCACTTGCCGGGCGAAGGCGGGGTGCTGCGCTTGCTGGAACGGGCGGGCTGGACAATCAGCCCCCTTGATCTGAAAGGGACCGGGCATGGCGGATGA
- the rpiA gene encoding ribose-5-phosphate isomerase RpiA: protein MPAMTDPSIADLSKDAAARAAVALVAPGMRLGLGTGSTAAIFVRRLAQRVKAEGFALRCAATSRATAELASSLGLQVEELDDIGWLDLTIDGADEVDPDLNLIKGGGAAHLREKIVATASDRMVVIADQGKVVERLGAFHLPVEVIPFGWQATRKLIQRALDDLDLSQRPILLRKRDDKPLLTDEGNYILDLALEEICDPQALARRLSDIAGVVEHGLFLNICEMAIIGCPDGSVVELRREDME, encoded by the coding sequence ATGCCTGCCATGACCGACCCCTCGATCGCCGATCTGTCCAAGGATGCCGCCGCCCGCGCCGCGGTGGCGCTGGTTGCGCCGGGAATGCGGTTGGGGCTGGGCACCGGGTCGACCGCGGCCATTTTCGTTCGCCGCCTGGCGCAGCGCGTCAAGGCCGAAGGCTTTGCCCTGCGCTGTGCCGCGACGTCGCGCGCAACGGCGGAGCTGGCCTCATCGCTGGGGTTGCAGGTCGAGGAACTGGACGACATCGGCTGGCTGGACCTGACCATCGACGGTGCCGACGAGGTCGATCCCGACCTGAACCTGATCAAGGGCGGCGGCGCGGCGCATCTGCGCGAAAAGATCGTCGCCACCGCCTCGGACCGCATGGTGGTGATCGCCGACCAGGGCAAGGTGGTCGAGCGTCTGGGCGCCTTTCACCTGCCGGTCGAGGTGATCCCCTTTGGCTGGCAGGCGACGCGCAAGCTGATCCAGCGCGCGCTGGACGACCTGGACCTGTCGCAACGCCCGATCCTGCTGCGCAAGCGCGATGACAAGCCGCTGCTGACCGACGAGGGCAATTACATCCTGGATCTGGCGCTTGAGGAAATCTGCGATCCGCAGGCGCTGGCACGGCGGCTGTCCGACATCGCCGGGGTGGTTGAACACGGGCTGTTCCTGAATATCTGCGAAATGGCGATCATCGGCTGCCCGGATGGCTCGGTGGTCGAATTGCGGCGCGAGGACATGGAATGA
- a CDS encoding nuclear transport factor 2 family protein, which produces MADDLWREERDFWLAGVAEAARKLDEACLMAFAGTGILTRRRVVESLSAVPRWQEITMTDRASIETDDLCVLAYRATARRPGADTYRAICTTTWIRRDGDWRIVQHQQTAV; this is translated from the coding sequence ATGGCGGATGATCTGTGGCGCGAGGAACGCGATTTCTGGCTGGCCGGGGTGGCCGAGGCCGCCCGCAAGCTGGACGAGGCCTGCCTGATGGCCTTTGCCGGCACCGGCATCCTGACGCGCCGGCGGGTCGTCGAAAGCCTGTCCGCGGTGCCGCGCTGGCAGGAAATCACCATGACCGACCGCGCCAGCATCGAAACCGACGATCTTTGCGTTCTGGCCTATCGCGCCACCGCGCGGCGACCGGGGGCCGACACCTATCGCGCGATCTGCACCACCACCTGGATCCGCCGCGACGGCGACTGGCGCATCGTCCAGCACCAGCAGACGGCCGTCTGA
- a CDS encoding bifunctional 2-C-methyl-D-erythritol 4-phosphate cytidylyltransferase/2-C-methyl-D-erythritol 2,4-cyclodiphosphate synthase, whose product MDIPATYAVIITAAGRGTRAGEGPPKQWRDLAGDSVLARSIRAFAGFGRVIVTLSPQDMARGAAELAGPVTLVAGGETRSDSVRRALETLEGSDITHVLIHDGARPLVSPRVIAGVVAALKDGAEAAAPALPVTDALWRAEGGRVTASASRDGLFRAQTPQGFALAPILAAHRAHPQGAADDVELALRTGMQVAVTPGDEDNLKITYGADFVRARRIVEGAMDIRLGNGFDVHAFTQGDHVWLCGLRIDHDRALLGHSDADVGMHALTDAIYGALAQGDIGRHFPPSDPQWKGAESHVFLRHAAELARQMGYGLSNADVTLICERPKIGPHAGAMAQRLAEIIGVTPDRISVKATTSERLGFTGREEGIAAIATATLMRA is encoded by the coding sequence ATGGATATTCCCGCGACATATGCCGTCATCATCACCGCCGCCGGGCGCGGCACCCGCGCCGGAGAGGGGCCGCCAAAACAATGGCGCGACCTTGCCGGCGACAGCGTGCTGGCACGCAGCATCCGCGCCTTTGCCGGCTTTGGCCGGGTCATCGTCACCCTGTCGCCGCAGGACATGGCGCGCGGCGCGGCCGAGCTTGCCGGCCCCGTCACCCTGGTCGCCGGGGGCGAGACCCGCAGCGACAGCGTCCGCCGCGCCCTGGAAACGCTTGAGGGCAGCGATATCACCCATGTGCTGATCCATGACGGCGCCCGTCCCCTGGTCTCGCCTCGGGTGATCGCGGGCGTCGTTGCCGCCCTGAAGGACGGCGCCGAGGCGGCAGCCCCGGCGCTGCCGGTGACCGATGCGCTGTGGCGGGCCGAGGGGGGCCGCGTCACCGCCAGCGCCAGCCGCGACGGCCTGTTTCGCGCCCAGACCCCGCAGGGCTTTGCCCTGGCCCCGATCCTGGCCGCCCACCGTGCCCATCCGCAGGGTGCGGCCGATGACGTGGAACTGGCGTTGCGGACCGGGATGCAGGTCGCCGTCACCCCGGGCGACGAGGACAATCTGAAGATCACCTATGGCGCCGATTTCGTCCGCGCGCGCCGCATCGTGGAGGGCGCCATGGACATTCGTCTGGGCAATGGTTTCGATGTTCACGCCTTTACCCAGGGCGATCATGTCTGGCTGTGCGGCCTGCGCATCGACCACGACCGGGCGTTGCTGGGCCATTCCGACGCCGATGTGGGCATGCATGCGCTGACCGACGCCATCTATGGCGCGCTGGCCCAGGGCGATATCGGCCGGCATTTCCCGCCCTCGGACCCGCAATGGAAGGGCGCCGAAAGCCATGTCTTTCTGCGCCACGCCGCCGAACTGGCGCGGCAGATGGGTTACGGGCTGTCGAATGCAGATGTCACGCTGATCTGCGAACGCCCCAAGATCGGCCCCCATGCCGGCGCCATGGCGCAGCGGCTGGCCGAAATCATCGGCGTTACCCCGGACCGCATCAGCGTCAAGGCCACCACGTCCGAGCGGCTGGGCTTTACCGGGCGCGAAGAAGGTATCGCCGCCATCGCCACCGCCACCTTGATGAGGGCCTGA
- a CDS encoding YcgN family cysteine cluster protein: MRPRFWELPLKSLDPEEWEALCDGCGKCCLNKIEYEDTGEVAFTRVACKLLDGQTCRCSSYANRHEFVPDCVVLTPHKLKQIAWWLPATCAYRLRAEGKPLYDWHYLISGDRESVHRAGASVRGWTVSELSVTEDDWDEHIIEDLS; the protein is encoded by the coding sequence ATGCGTCCGCGATTCTGGGAACTGCCCCTGAAAAGCCTGGACCCCGAGGAGTGGGAGGCATTGTGCGACGGCTGCGGCAAATGCTGCCTGAACAAGATCGAATACGAGGATACCGGCGAGGTTGCATTTACCCGAGTCGCCTGCAAGTTGCTCGACGGTCAAACCTGCCGGTGTTCCAGCTATGCCAACCGCCATGAATTCGTTCCCGATTGTGTGGTGCTGACGCCGCACAAACTGAAACAGATTGCGTGGTGGCTACCTGCGACATGCGCCTATAGGTTGCGCGCCGAGGGCAAGCCGCTTTACGACTGGCACTACCTGATTTCGGGGGATCGCGAATCGGTGCATCGTGCCGGCGCTTCGGTGCGGGGCTGGACCGTCAGCGAGCTTTCCGTGACCGAGGACGACTGGGACGAGCATATCATCGAGGATCTTTCATGA
- a CDS encoding TIGR01459 family HAD-type hydrolase, whose protein sequence is MTQIIHALDDIARNYDAIFCDLWGCLHNGVAAYPAAVSALRDFRAGGGKVVLLTNAPRPQRYVAEQLDRMNVPQDAYDAIVTSGDAAQDAMFAGAVGRRVWAIAQPKDEGFFTDVPPEWQDADPIIRVPMTEAEGIVCTGLFDDETETPDDYRTRLILCRERGLPMLCANPDVVVDLGAKRLYCAGALAELYEDLGGKALYFGKPHPPIYDLARRRLGLAEDARVLAIGDGIATDIQGAHGEGMDALFVTGGLAHDQFGRDVENPDPERLREWLALRSENPRYSIGRLR, encoded by the coding sequence ATGACACAGATCATCCACGCACTTGACGATATTGCACGCAATTACGACGCGATTTTCTGTGACCTCTGGGGATGCCTGCACAATGGGGTGGCGGCCTATCCGGCCGCCGTCTCGGCCCTGCGCGACTTTCGCGCGGGTGGCGGCAAGGTGGTCCTGCTGACGAACGCCCCGCGCCCGCAGCGCTACGTTGCCGAACAACTGGACCGCATGAACGTGCCGCAGGATGCCTATGACGCCATCGTCACCTCGGGCGACGCGGCGCAGGATGCGATGTTCGCGGGCGCGGTCGGCCGGCGGGTCTGGGCAATCGCTCAGCCCAAGGACGAAGGTTTCTTTACCGATGTGCCGCCAGAGTGGCAGGACGCCGACCCGATCATCCGGGTGCCGATGACCGAGGCCGAGGGCATCGTCTGCACGGGGCTGTTCGACGACGAAACCGAAACCCCCGACGATTACCGCACCCGCTTGATCCTGTGCCGCGAACGCGGGTTGCCGATGCTGTGCGCCAATCCGGATGTGGTGGTGGATCTGGGCGCCAAGCGGCTTTACTGCGCCGGGGCGCTGGCCGAACTGTATGAAGACCTTGGCGGCAAGGCGCTTTATTTCGGCAAGCCGCATCCGCCGATCTATGATCTGGCCCGCCGCCGGCTGGGCCTGGCCGAGGATGCGCGGGTGCTTGCGATCGGTGACGGTATCGCCACCGACATCCAGGGTGCCCATGGCGAGGGGATGGATGCGCTTTTCGTGACCGGCGGTCTGGCGCACGATCAGTTCGGCCGCGACGTGGAAAACCCCGATCCCGAACGCTTGCGCGAGTGGCTGGCGCTGCGCAGCGAGAATCCGCGTTACAGCATCGGCCGCTTGCGCTGA
- a CDS encoding CinA family protein, with amino-acid sequence MIATAESCTGGLIAGRLTDVPGSSDAFDRGFVTYSNAAKIEMLGIHPTTLERHGAVSEEIAAEMAAGALARSQAGVTVAVTGIAGPGGSEHKPEGRVCFAVAHAAGVETETVEFGPLGRAAVRAATVDHALALLARALS; translated from the coding sequence ATGATCGCCACCGCCGAAAGCTGCACCGGCGGGCTGATCGCTGGCCGGCTGACCGATGTGCCGGGGTCGTCCGACGCCTTCGACCGCGGTTTCGTCACCTATTCCAACGCCGCCAAGATCGAGATGCTGGGCATCCATCCCACGACGCTGGAGCGCCACGGCGCCGTCAGCGAGGAAATCGCCGCCGAAATGGCTGCCGGGGCGCTGGCCCGTTCGCAGGCTGGCGTGACCGTCGCCGTCACCGGCATTGCCGGTCCCGGCGGATCCGAGCACAAGCCCGAGGGGCGCGTCTGTTTCGCCGTCGCCCATGCCGCTGGCGTCGAGACCGAAACCGTCGAATTCGGCCCGCTGGGCCGCGCCGCCGTGCGCGCGGCCACGGTGGACCACGCGCTGGCGCTGCTGGCACGCGCGCTCAGCTAA
- a CDS encoding manganese-dependent inorganic pyrophosphatase, whose protein sequence is MIKVFGHKAPDTDSTGSPIIWAWYLSEVRKQPAEAVLQGEPNTEAAWMLTKWGLAKPQIIADVAAGDQCVVVDTNNPAELPASINEADVIEIIDHHLLAGGIRTRLPINITIRPLACTATIMHDLMGDEALARAPRAIKGAMLTCILSDTLEFRSPTTTAHDRFVAEKLAADLGISIPAYAAEMFAAKSDVSAFTEEALLRMDSKEYELGGKQLRISVLETTAPQVVLDRKGALMAAMPGVAAADGADEVLLFIVDILKEQATLLVPNDFVKAVAEKSFNATVTGDTVVLPGIMSRKKQIIPALTV, encoded by the coding sequence ATGATCAAGGTTTTCGGCCACAAGGCCCCCGATACCGATTCGACCGGCTCGCCCATCATCTGGGCCTGGTATCTGTCCGAGGTGCGCAAGCAGCCTGCCGAGGCGGTCCTGCAGGGCGAACCGAACACCGAAGCCGCCTGGATGCTGACCAAATGGGGTCTGGCCAAGCCGCAGATCATCGCGGATGTGGCGGCGGGCGATCAATGCGTGGTGGTCGACACCAACAACCCCGCCGAACTGCCCGCCTCGATCAACGAGGCGGATGTGATCGAGATCATCGACCACCACTTGCTGGCCGGCGGCATCCGCACCCGCCTGCCCATCAACATCACCATTCGTCCGCTGGCCTGCACCGCCACCATCATGCATGACCTGATGGGTGACGAGGCGCTGGCCCGCGCACCCCGCGCGATCAAGGGCGCGATGCTGACCTGCATCCTGTCCGACACGCTTGAGTTCCGCAGCCCGACCACCACCGCGCATGACCGCTTCGTGGCCGAGAAGCTTGCCGCCGATCTGGGCATTTCCATTCCGGCCTATGCGGCGGAAATGTTTGCCGCGAAATCCGACGTTTCCGCCTTTACCGAAGAGGCGCTGCTGCGGATGGACAGCAAGGAATATGAACTGGGCGGCAAGCAGCTGCGCATCTCGGTCCTGGAAACCACCGCGCCGCAGGTGGTTCTGGACCGCAAGGGCGCGCTGATGGCTGCGATGCCCGGCGTTGCCGCCGCCGATGGCGCCGACGAAGTGCTGCTGTTCATCGTCGATATCCTGAAGGAACAGGCAACGCTGCTGGTCCCCAATGATTTCGTCAAGGCCGTTGCCGAGAAAAGCTTCAACGCGACCGTTACCGGCGACACCGTGGTGCTGCCCGGCATCATGTCCCGGAAAAAGCAGATCATTCCGGCCCTGACCGTCTGA
- a CDS encoding MaoC family dehydratase produces the protein MLDNLPRGTIVIEDMEVGMMRYLQKVVTDEDIAMFAQVSTDRNPVHLDDAYARDTIFQGRIAHGMLTAGLISAVIGEQLPGHGTVYLGQTLKFLAPVRPGDMVRAEVQVEAIDHSRRRVTLATRCLVGDTVVLKGEAVVLAPSRKFD, from the coding sequence ATGCTCGACAATCTTCCGCGCGGCACCATCGTCATCGAGGACATGGAAGTCGGCATGATGCGCTACCTGCAAAAGGTGGTGACGGACGAGGACATTGCGATGTTTGCGCAGGTCTCGACCGACCGTAATCCGGTGCATCTTGACGACGCCTATGCCCGAGACACGATCTTTCAGGGGCGCATCGCCCACGGCATGCTGACGGCCGGGCTGATTTCGGCGGTGATCGGCGAACAATTGCCAGGCCATGGCACCGTCTATCTGGGGCAGACGCTGAAATTCCTGGCGCCGGTGCGGCCGGGCGACATGGTCCGCGCCGAAGTGCAGGTCGAGGCCATCGATCATTCGCGGCGGCGGGTGACACTTGCAACGCGTTGTCTTGTCGGTGATACGGTCGTGCTGAAGGGTGAGGCCGTCGTTCTGGCGCCAAGCCGCAAATTCGACTGA
- a CDS encoding phosphatidylglycerophosphatase A family protein, whose product MERMIASFFGIGRLRPAPGTWGSAAAVLLAVLAYEYLSPWLVPAGFVLATLGGFWAVPRVLAHSADKDPSWVVIDEVAGQWLALCFTVVPLARHGVSILDAWPGYVVPFLLFRLFDIWKPWLVGRADRRGDATGLMLDDLWAGLFAGIGSVLLAGLYHAVLEPML is encoded by the coding sequence ATGGAACGGATGATCGCCAGTTTCTTCGGGATTGGCCGCCTGCGCCCCGCGCCGGGCACCTGGGGCTCGGCCGCTGCCGTGCTGCTGGCGGTGCTGGCTTATGAATACCTGTCGCCCTGGCTGGTGCCGGCGGGTTTCGTGCTGGCCACGCTGGGGGGTTTCTGGGCGGTGCCGCGGGTTCTGGCCCACAGCGCCGACAAGGATCCGTCATGGGTTGTCATCGACGAGGTGGCCGGCCAGTGGCTGGCGCTGTGCTTTACCGTCGTGCCGCTGGCCCGGCACGGGGTGTCGATCCTGGACGCCTGGCCGGGCTATGTGGTGCCGTTCCTGCTGTTCCGGCTGTTCGACATCTGGAAGCCCTGGCTGGTCGGACGCGCCGACCGGCGCGGCGACGCGACCGGGCTGATGCTGGACGACCTGTGGGCGGGGCTGTTCGCGGGGATCGGCTCGGTCCTGCTGGCGGGGCTATATCACGCCGTGCTGGAGCCGATGCTGTGA